The Phycisphaeraceae bacterium genome includes a window with the following:
- a CDS encoding DUF2752 domain-containing protein, producing the protein MTIRRQHCLRLPRKSEHRRLKRRIAAVPLAIACLAALILLSTIEPARAGYGSHLQLGLEPCGWTESFNIPCPTCGVTTAASLAARGNLVSAFNTQPFGTFLTLGIAILFWLQVGTAFLGWAGPDWSRILLSRRPWLVLLSLLVIGWTWKLITWT; encoded by the coding sequence ATGACGATTCGACGCCAGCACTGCCTCCGTCTGCCCAGGAAATCTGAGCATCGCCGACTCAAGCGACGCATCGCCGCAGTCCCCCTCGCGATCGCCTGCCTCGCCGCCCTCATCCTGCTCAGCACAATCGAGCCCGCCCGCGCTGGCTACGGCTCCCACCTGCAACTCGGCCTCGAGCCCTGCGGCTGGACCGAAAGCTTCAACATCCCCTGCCCGACCTGTGGCGTCACCACCGCCGCCTCCCTCGCCGCCCGTGGAAACCTCGTCTCCGCTTTCAACACCCAACCCTTCGGCACCTTCCTCACCCTTGGAATCGCCATCCTCTTCTGGCTCCAGGTCGGCACTGCCTTCCTCGGCTGGGCTGGCCCCGACTGGTCGCGTATCCTCCTCTCCCGACGACCCTGGCTCGTGCTCCTGAGCCTCTTGGTCATCGGCTGGACCTGGAAACTCATCACCTGGACCTGA
- a CDS encoding DUF502 domain-containing protein — translation MTNFKRFFFRGLGIILPTVLTAYLLVLVYGFVNDNIAEPLNQGVREALIQFTYYPTATDADIDRLASDLPGEVEQEWALIDDDRRNKLGPSYGRAQQIEAKRQWLREKPEVVLEARRLALRRAWDSVQIGNWSALDLVGLALAAVLIYFVGVILGSYLGKTFYRQSEDFILAIPLVSRVYPSVKQVTDFFFGDKPAKRPLNFNRVVAVEYPRKGIWSVGLVTGDTMRDIQIRADADCMTVFIPSSPTPFTGYVITVPRTDTIDLPISIEEALKFAVSGGVLIPPSQVISDDEHRATYRPEITEPKTQNPPQPALPQADSQ, via the coding sequence ATGACCAACTTCAAACGCTTCTTCTTTCGCGGACTCGGGATCATCCTCCCCACTGTCCTCACCGCCTACCTCTTGGTCCTCGTCTACGGTTTCGTCAACGACAACATCGCCGAACCGCTCAACCAGGGCGTCCGCGAAGCCCTGATCCAGTTCACCTACTACCCCACCGCCACTGACGCCGACATCGACCGACTCGCCTCCGACCTGCCCGGCGAGGTCGAGCAGGAATGGGCCCTCATCGATGATGACCGCAGGAACAAACTCGGCCCCTCCTACGGCCGCGCCCAGCAGATCGAAGCCAAACGACAGTGGCTCCGCGAAAAACCCGAAGTCGTCCTCGAAGCCAGACGACTCGCCCTCCGACGCGCCTGGGACTCCGTACAGATCGGCAACTGGTCCGCCCTCGACCTCGTCGGACTCGCACTTGCCGCCGTCCTGATCTACTTCGTAGGCGTGATCCTCGGCAGCTACCTCGGCAAAACCTTCTACCGACAATCCGAAGACTTCATCCTCGCCATCCCACTCGTCAGCCGCGTCTACCCCTCAGTCAAGCAGGTCACCGACTTCTTCTTTGGTGACAAACCCGCCAAACGACCACTCAACTTCAACCGCGTCGTCGCCGTCGAATACCCACGCAAAGGCATCTGGTCCGTCGGACTCGTCACCGGCGACACCATGCGCGACATCCAAATACGCGCTGACGCAGACTGCATGACCGTCTTTATCCCTAGTTCCCCCACGCCTTTCACTGGCTATGTCATCACCGTGCCCCGAACCGACACCATCGATCTGCCGATCTCCATCGAGGAGGCACTCAAGTTCGCCGTCAGCGGCGGAGTCCTCATCCCGCCCAGCCAGGTGATCTCAGATGACGAACACCGCGCAACCTACCGGCCCGAGATCACCGAACCCAAAACCCAGAACCCGCCGCAACCCGCCCTGCCACAGGCCGATTCCCAGTAG
- a CDS encoding HPr family phosphocarrier protein, producing the protein MNQPTPSSSGLGPTSGGDANGHRAETVVVIRNRLGMHARPAMSFVDTASQFSASIQVIKNQQSVDAKSIMQLMMLAATQGTELKVIAEGTDAQEAVTAIEDLVNRGFDEE; encoded by the coding sequence ATGAACCAGCCCACCCCATCCTCATCCGGCCTCGGGCCGACCTCAGGCGGAGACGCCAACGGCCACCGTGCCGAGACAGTCGTCGTCATCCGCAACCGGCTGGGCATGCACGCCAGACCCGCGATGTCCTTCGTCGATACCGCCTCCCAGTTCTCCGCCAGCATCCAGGTCATCAAGAATCAGCAATCCGTCGACGCCAAAAGCATCATGCAACTCATGATGCTCGCCGCCACCCAGGGCACCGAACTCAAGGTCATCGCCGAAGGCACCGACGCTCAGGAAGCCGTCACCGCCATCGAAGACCTCGTTAACCGCGGCTTCGACGAAGAGTGA
- a CDS encoding CDP-alcohol phosphatidyltransferase family protein: protein MSRFQVMDNLRDPASPVQRGFRSWLVDLLTVGVALLALVGAVAAGSGGAEVLLGWMMVAAVLDGLDGPLARRWGVASEAGRRLDLMVDWVAFVLCPAVVLVDQEVGLWLAVLLVVGGAGRLVRAWGTRRLSPEFEGLAFPAAGLAVAASMGIGAEGIIVPAVAVGMVLPVSMRRLAGLGGVRLVVIAVVAGMAAASAQEQVLHAGVLGGAIAYGVVGITLRRSRG, encoded by the coding sequence ATGAGCCGTTTTCAGGTTATGGACAACTTGAGGGACCCAGCGTCGCCTGTGCAGCGGGGGTTTAGGAGCTGGTTGGTTGATCTGCTGACGGTGGGGGTTGCGTTGTTGGCGCTGGTTGGTGCTGTGGCGGCGGGCTCGGGAGGAGCTGAGGTTTTGTTGGGCTGGATGATGGTGGCGGCGGTGCTGGACGGATTGGATGGGCCGTTGGCCAGACGATGGGGCGTGGCCAGCGAGGCGGGTCGGCGGCTGGACCTGATGGTCGATTGGGTGGCGTTTGTGCTGTGTCCAGCGGTGGTCCTAGTGGATCAGGAAGTCGGGTTGTGGCTGGCCGTCTTGTTGGTTGTGGGTGGTGCGGGACGGTTGGTGCGGGCTTGGGGGACAAGGCGGTTGTCGCCTGAGTTTGAGGGGTTGGCGTTTCCGGCTGCGGGTCTGGCGGTGGCGGCCTCGATGGGGATTGGAGCAGAAGGGATCATCGTCCCGGCGGTGGCGGTGGGGATGGTGCTGCCGGTGTCGATGAGGCGATTGGCAGGGCTTGGGGGCGTGCGGTTGGTGGTGATCGCGGTGGTTGCGGGCATGGCGGCGGCGAGTGCGCAAGAGCAGGTGCTGCACGCTGGCGTGCTGGGGGGTGCTATCGCCTACGGGGTGGTGGGGATCACTCTTCGTCGAAGCCGCGGTTAA
- the rny gene encoding ribonuclease Y — MTIITLIAEVSDLIAAFLLLAGVIGGAIGTYFLTRFMGTQALTQAKREADSILSNAHAEGDTLRKQIELDGRAELTQLRENFEKETEAARNEIKEVERRLTKREDNLDRKLDSLTNREENLSRQEDEFKDRENKVRERDAELDQLLNEHRELLDKAREEQKQELLRIGKISEDEARKQALRAIELEAQEEAGQLIQRITERTEQEARQKSLEITLNAIQRYASEHTAEATVSAIAIPSDDLKGRVIGREGRNIRAFEKATGVDVIVDDTPGVIVVSCFDPVRRAIASQSLQKLVDDGRIHPTRIEEVVEQMGKEIQERIVKYGQDACIEAHVRGLHPRISEMMGRLYYRMSYGQNILRHSMETAYLSQVIADQLGLDGELARRCGFLHDIGKAMDHEVEGGHPAIGMEFARKHGETDEAVLNAIGGHHNDIPSTTPYTPIVMAADAISGARPGARRETLEKYVRRLEQLEGIAIEHEGVQHAYAIQAGREVRVIVDPDNIDDARCAYIARDIAKRVSEEMTFPGEIKVTVLREMRTIEFAR; from the coding sequence ATGACCATCATCACCCTGATCGCCGAAGTGTCCGATCTGATCGCCGCCTTCCTCCTGCTGGCTGGCGTGATCGGCGGGGCCATCGGTACCTACTTCCTGACCCGTTTCATGGGCACCCAGGCGCTGACCCAGGCCAAACGCGAAGCCGACAGCATCCTCAGCAACGCCCACGCTGAGGGCGACACACTCCGGAAGCAGATCGAACTCGACGGCCGCGCCGAACTGACCCAGCTCCGCGAAAACTTCGAAAAAGAAACCGAGGCCGCCCGCAACGAGATCAAAGAAGTTGAACGACGCCTCACCAAACGCGAAGACAACCTCGACCGTAAACTCGACAGCCTTACCAATCGCGAAGAGAACCTCTCCCGCCAGGAGGACGAGTTCAAGGACCGCGAGAACAAAGTCCGCGAGCGCGACGCCGAACTCGACCAACTCCTCAATGAGCACCGCGAGCTCCTCGACAAAGCTCGCGAAGAACAGAAGCAGGAGCTGCTACGGATCGGAAAAATCTCCGAAGACGAGGCCCGCAAGCAGGCCCTCCGAGCCATTGAACTCGAGGCTCAGGAAGAAGCCGGTCAGCTCATCCAGCGCATCACCGAACGCACCGAGCAGGAAGCTCGCCAGAAATCCCTCGAAATCACCCTCAACGCCATCCAGCGCTATGCCTCAGAGCACACCGCCGAGGCGACCGTTTCCGCCATTGCCATCCCCTCGGACGACCTCAAGGGCCGCGTCATCGGCCGCGAAGGACGCAACATCCGAGCCTTTGAGAAAGCCACCGGCGTTGACGTGATCGTCGATGACACCCCGGGCGTGATCGTCGTCTCATGCTTCGATCCCGTCCGCAGAGCCATCGCCTCCCAGTCCCTCCAGAAGCTCGTCGATGACGGGCGCATCCACCCCACCCGGATCGAAGAAGTCGTCGAGCAGATGGGTAAGGAGATCCAGGAACGCATCGTCAAGTACGGGCAGGACGCCTGCATCGAAGCCCACGTCCGCGGACTCCACCCCCGCATCTCCGAGATGATGGGACGCCTTTACTACCGGATGTCCTACGGCCAGAACATCCTCCGTCACTCGATGGAAACCGCGTACCTCTCGCAGGTCATCGCCGACCAGCTCGGACTCGATGGCGAGCTCGCGCGTCGCTGCGGGTTCCTCCACGACATCGGCAAGGCGATGGACCACGAAGTCGAAGGCGGACACCCCGCCATCGGCATGGAGTTCGCCCGCAAGCACGGCGAAACCGACGAGGCCGTCCTCAACGCCATCGGCGGCCACCACAACGACATCCCCTCGACCACTCCTTACACCCCGATCGTCATGGCCGCTGACGCCATCTCCGGCGCCCGCCCCGGCGCCCGCCGCGAGACCCTCGAAAAATACGTCCGCCGGCTCGAACAGCTCGAAGGCATCGCCATCGAGCACGAGGGCGTTCAGCACGCCTACGCCATCCAGGCTGGCCGCGAAGTCCGTGTGATCGTCGATCCGGACAACATCGACGACGCCCGCTGCGCCTACATCGCCCGCGACATCGCCAAACGCGTCTCTGAAGAGATGACGTTCCCCGGCGAGATCAAGGTCACCGTCCTCCGCGAGATGCGCACCATCGAGTTTGCCCGCTGA
- a CDS encoding Rrf2 family transcriptional regulator: protein MIYSNACAYAIRAMSRLAMLRPDGYVLLDELCEGSDLPRHFVAKIFQDLVRKGLLTSAKGRGGGFALARKPEQISLYDIVEVIDGVENLNACVVGMHRCDDHQPCPQHDEWKPIRNQLKEYLVRTTLATMSATMQRKLELLGEKVPELTSKSKPVRLG, encoded by the coding sequence ATGATCTATTCAAATGCGTGTGCTTACGCGATCCGTGCGATGAGCCGGCTGGCGATGCTTCGTCCTGACGGGTATGTGCTGCTTGACGAGTTGTGCGAGGGGTCGGACCTGCCGCGTCATTTTGTGGCGAAGATTTTTCAGGACCTAGTTCGGAAGGGTTTGCTGACGTCGGCGAAGGGTCGGGGCGGCGGGTTTGCGTTGGCGCGGAAGCCGGAGCAGATCAGTCTTTATGACATTGTTGAGGTGATTGACGGGGTGGAGAATCTCAACGCGTGCGTGGTGGGGATGCACCGGTGTGATGACCATCAGCCGTGCCCGCAGCATGATGAGTGGAAGCCGATCCGGAACCAGCTCAAGGAGTATCTGGTGCGGACGACGCTGGCGACGATGAGCGCGACGATGCAGCGGAAGCTGGAGCTGCTGGGTGAGAAGGTTCCGGAGCTGACGAGTAAGTCGAAGCCGGTGCGGTTGGGGTAG
- the raiA gene encoding ribosome-associated translation inhibitor RaiA produces MDIIVTGKHLDVTDPIRSYATQRLEKVSRYYDRASKAEVVLDKNDANTFAVEIIVHVDRHEHFVAQDHSDDLYRSIDMATDKVARQVHDHKEKVRNHKG; encoded by the coding sequence TTGGACATCATCGTCACAGGCAAACACCTCGACGTGACCGATCCCATCCGTTCCTACGCAACCCAGCGGCTCGAAAAAGTCTCTCGCTACTACGACCGCGCGTCCAAGGCAGAAGTCGTGCTCGACAAGAACGACGCCAACACCTTCGCCGTCGAGATCATCGTCCACGTTGACCGACACGAGCACTTCGTCGCCCAGGACCACAGCGACGACCTCTACCGCAGCATCGACATGGCCACCGACAAGGTCGCCAGGCAAGTTCACGATCACAAGGAAAAAGTGCGCAACCACAAGGGCTAA
- a CDS encoding PF20097 family protein, with amino-acid sequence MAPPQEPKTLRCPQCHARMQPGVLPVSGGLNWLPWSPSARPMMAESLPGTHAVLRANRLPAWRCRACELVLFKVGHKLRDPLGEPEELPPESDDIHDINPRR; translated from the coding sequence ATGGCCCCCCCTCAGGAACCCAAAACGCTCCGCTGCCCGCAGTGCCATGCACGGATGCAGCCGGGTGTTCTGCCCGTCTCAGGCGGGCTCAACTGGCTGCCCTGGTCGCCGAGCGCACGACCGATGATGGCCGAGAGCCTTCCGGGCACCCATGCCGTGCTGCGGGCCAACCGCCTGCCCGCATGGCGGTGCCGAGCCTGCGAACTCGTGCTGTTTAAGGTCGGACACAAACTCCGTGACCCCCTCGGCGAACCCGAAGAGCTTCCGCCGGAGTCCGATGACATCCATGACATCAACCCACGCCGATGA
- a CDS encoding adenylosuccinate synthase, with the protein MNQTAARRIASHQHCVIVGLQWGDEGKGKIVDLLAPEFDAVVRYNGGANAGHSVQVGTKRYALHLIPSGILYSDKLNVLGNGVVIDVDQLVKEIDDLAAQGVTIGTNLRVSDRAHVVMPWHKVQDGLVERALTKGSGEAAAIGTTGRGIGPCYADKATRSTAIRVCDLQNPQTLKTKIPQIASIKNTALGALAADLGESFEPFDPSVLIERALAHGKRLAAHVSDTAELLHDAIDTNKRILFEGANATLLDVDHGTYPFVTSSSCSSPGAHTGTGVPGHVVTGAVGIVKAYQTRVGGGPMPTELFDATGDRIREQGREYGTTTGRPRRCGWLDLVALRYTTRISGATDIALMLLDVLAGVGDLKLCTGYRVDGQELHRFPADASILESAEPIYETVAGFDDDLTTCRRFDDLPDAAQAYVRRIEEVVGVPVSIISVGPARDQTIFREQA; encoded by the coding sequence ATGAACCAGACCGCCGCCCGTCGTATCGCCAGCCACCAGCACTGCGTGATCGTCGGCCTCCAGTGGGGCGACGAGGGCAAGGGCAAGATCGTCGACCTCCTCGCACCCGAGTTCGACGCCGTCGTCCGCTACAACGGCGGGGCCAACGCCGGCCACTCTGTCCAGGTCGGTACCAAACGCTACGCCCTCCACCTCATCCCCAGCGGGATCCTCTACTCAGACAAGCTCAACGTCCTGGGCAACGGCGTCGTCATCGACGTCGACCAACTCGTCAAAGAGATCGATGATCTGGCAGCACAAGGGGTTACGATCGGGACCAACCTCCGCGTCAGCGACCGCGCTCACGTCGTCATGCCCTGGCACAAGGTTCAGGACGGCCTCGTCGAACGCGCCCTGACCAAGGGATCCGGCGAGGCCGCCGCCATCGGCACCACCGGCCGCGGCATCGGACCCTGCTACGCCGACAAAGCCACCCGCTCCACCGCCATCCGCGTCTGCGACCTCCAGAACCCGCAAACCCTCAAAACCAAAATCCCCCAGATCGCCAGCATCAAAAACACCGCCCTCGGCGCTCTCGCAGCCGACCTCGGCGAATCCTTTGAACCCTTTGATCCGTCGGTACTTATCGAGCGAGCCCTCGCCCACGGCAAACGCCTCGCCGCACACGTCTCCGATACCGCCGAGCTTCTCCACGATGCCATCGACACCAACAAACGCATCCTCTTCGAGGGTGCCAATGCCACCCTCCTCGACGTCGACCACGGCACCTACCCCTTCGTCACCTCAAGTAGTTGCTCTTCACCCGGTGCGCACACCGGCACCGGCGTCCCCGGACACGTCGTGACAGGTGCCGTCGGCATCGTCAAGGCCTACCAGACCCGCGTCGGCGGGGGGCCCATGCCCACCGAACTCTTCGACGCCACTGGCGACCGCATCCGCGAACAGGGACGCGAGTACGGCACCACCACCGGCCGACCTCGACGCTGCGGATGGCTCGACCTCGTCGCCCTCCGCTACACCACCCGCATCTCCGGCGCGACCGACATCGCCCTCATGCTCCTCGACGTGCTCGCCGGCGTTGGCGACCTCAAGCTCTGCACCGGCTACCGCGTCGATGGGCAGGAGCTCCACCGCTTCCCCGCCGACGCCTCGATCCTTGAAAGCGCCGAGCCGATCTACGAGACCGTCGCGGGTTTCGATGACGACCTCACCACCTGCCGCCGCTTCGACGACCTGCCTGATGCGGCGCAGGCCTACGTCCGCCGCATCGAGGAGGTCGTTGGCGTCCCCGTGTCGATCATCAGCGTCGGCCCCGCTCGTGACCAGACCATCTTTCGCGAACAAGCGTGA
- a CDS encoding PTS sugar transporter subunit IIA, whose protein sequence is MKLQAFIATHAILPDLASTTRDDVIRELIEAVLQDADIADPALAQSLIDAIIEREKHGSTGFGKGVAVPHVKHDKILKMAAAVGVSRKGVDFNALDKQPVYSIILLLSPKDRPDEHLQAMESIFSQLQNDQFRKFLRQSTTKQEILELIEEADAQQLPS, encoded by the coding sequence ATGAAGCTCCAGGCATTCATCGCCACACACGCCATCCTTCCCGACCTCGCCTCAACCACACGAGACGATGTCATCCGCGAGTTGATCGAGGCCGTCCTCCAGGACGCCGACATCGCCGACCCCGCCCTCGCACAATCACTCATCGATGCCATCATAGAACGCGAGAAACACGGCTCCACCGGATTCGGTAAAGGCGTTGCCGTCCCCCACGTCAAGCACGACAAGATCCTCAAAATGGCCGCCGCCGTAGGCGTCAGTCGCAAAGGCGTCGACTTCAACGCCCTCGACAAACAGCCGGTCTATTCCATCATCCTCCTGCTCTCACCCAAAGACCGTCCGGATGAACACCTCCAGGCCATGGAAAGCATCTTCTCTCAACTCCAGAACGATCAGTTCCGCAAGTTCCTCCGCCAGTCAACGACCAAGCAGGAAATCCTCGAACTCATCGAAGAAGCCGACGCCCAGCAACTCCCAAGCTGA
- a CDS encoding WD40 repeat domain-containing protein → MLTKPGRLTAAPLLCFILTGCSTPLFTPSTWEPPQSQELTAQQSDPSVTPLDWRDWPVMPEPVVGHRVSPGPEYLTVTGGITGLGQMTPDIQRFNGSAWTISEVQLITPRAFHAQVRLNDTRVFVAGGQTGSAMEPQATDTTEIVNFSLANSIPGPTLPEPMTSPTTHLLSDGQVIIIGRTTISIFDPRDASAIHSFPLAAERRNHASALLPDERVVIVAGRCNTIEVFDPATMTSSLLTTQLPAQLDDHQVVTLPDGRVWILGGQETQTGETTDKTWLLSIEPSEALIQGPHLDYSTGVADACLVRSGNTAWLIGGESQRARKDVELSLVRQLDLKKVSVAQQAATRFDHDDAAATLWRGRLVVLSGLSYTQLLGRRLPYPNGQVEYAVVDR, encoded by the coding sequence ATGCTCACCAAACCGGGACGCCTCACGGCAGCCCCCCTGCTCTGCTTCATCCTCACCGGATGCAGCACACCCCTCTTCACACCTTCGACCTGGGAACCGCCTCAGTCCCAGGAGCTCACAGCGCAGCAGTCAGACCCCAGCGTCACACCACTCGACTGGCGCGACTGGCCGGTCATGCCCGAGCCGGTCGTCGGTCACCGCGTGAGCCCCGGACCCGAGTACCTCACCGTCACAGGCGGAATCACAGGTCTCGGGCAGATGACGCCCGACATCCAACGATTCAACGGCTCAGCATGGACGATCTCAGAAGTCCAGCTCATCACCCCGCGTGCCTTCCACGCTCAGGTCCGGCTCAACGACACCCGAGTCTTCGTCGCAGGCGGGCAGACAGGCTCCGCCATGGAACCACAGGCCACCGACACCACCGAGATCGTCAACTTCTCCTTAGCCAACAGCATCCCCGGCCCCACACTTCCCGAACCGATGACTTCGCCCACCACCCACCTGCTCAGCGACGGCCAAGTCATCATCATCGGCCGCACCACAATCAGCATCTTCGACCCTCGCGATGCCTCCGCCATCCATTCATTCCCCCTCGCCGCCGAGCGAAGAAACCACGCCTCCGCTCTCCTGCCTGACGAACGGGTCGTCATCGTCGCCGGTCGATGCAACACCATCGAAGTCTTCGACCCCGCGACCATGACCTCATCGCTCCTCACCACCCAACTCCCCGCACAACTCGATGACCACCAGGTCGTCACCCTCCCCGATGGCAGAGTCTGGATTCTCGGCGGGCAAGAGACACAGACCGGCGAAACCACCGACAAAACATGGTTGCTATCGATCGAACCCTCCGAAGCACTCATCCAGGGCCCTCACCTCGACTACTCCACGGGCGTCGCCGACGCATGCCTCGTTCGCTCCGGAAACACCGCATGGCTCATTGGCGGAGAGTCACAACGCGCCCGCAAAGACGTCGAACTCAGCCTCGTCCGTCAGCTCGATCTCAAAAAAGTGAGCGTCGCTCAGCAGGCCGCGACCCGATTCGACCACGATGACGCCGCCGCCACCCTCTGGCGCGGACGCCTCGTCGTCCTCAGCGGGCTCTCCTACACACAACTCCTCGGACGCCGACTCCCCTACCCCAACGGTCAGGTCGAGTACGCTGTAGTCGATCGGTAA
- a CDS encoding isoprenyl transferase yields MTTTTSDSTQELETLGLPASALPKHVAIIMDGNGRWAKSRGLDRSEGHKVGAMRTPPVVETASRLGIEAMTLYSFSTENWARSEAEVGCLMDLYTEYLVSQRPLLTDNNLRFRHLGQREGLPSQVLTELDANVELTRNNTGLTLYLALNYGSRIEITGAVRSIADDVASGDLTPAEVDEDLISSRLGTAGSPDPDLLIRTSGEMRLSNYLLWQISYAELWVTDVLWPDFQPEHLRTALRDYASRKRRFGKEEA; encoded by the coding sequence ATGACCACGACAACCTCCGACTCGACTCAGGAACTCGAAACTCTCGGTCTCCCGGCCTCAGCGTTGCCCAAGCACGTGGCCATCATCATGGATGGCAACGGCCGCTGGGCAAAATCCCGCGGCCTCGACCGCAGCGAAGGCCACAAGGTCGGGGCCATGCGCACCCCGCCCGTGGTGGAGACCGCCAGCCGACTCGGCATCGAGGCGATGACCCTCTACAGCTTCTCCACCGAGAACTGGGCCCGCTCGGAGGCGGAAGTCGGCTGCCTGATGGACTTGTACACCGAGTACCTCGTCTCGCAGCGTCCGCTCCTGACCGACAACAACCTCCGCTTCCGCCACCTGGGCCAGCGTGAGGGATTGCCCAGCCAGGTGCTCACAGAACTCGACGCCAACGTCGAACTCACCCGAAACAACACGGGATTGACCCTTTACCTCGCGCTGAACTACGGCAGCCGCATCGAGATCACCGGCGCGGTGCGTTCGATCGCCGATGACGTCGCCTCAGGCGATCTGACCCCCGCGGAGGTTGATGAAGACCTGATCAGCTCACGACTCGGCACCGCCGGGAGCCCCGACCCCGACCTGCTGATCCGCACCTCGGGCGAGATGCGCCTGAGCAACTACCTGCTCTGGCAGATCAGCTACGCGGAACTCTGGGTGACGGACGTGCTGTGGCCGGACTTCCAACCCGAGCACCTGCGCACGGCCCTCCGCGATTACGCCAGCCGCAAGCGGCGCTTCGGCAAGGAAGAAGCGTAA